In one Salvelinus fontinalis isolate EN_2023a chromosome 16, ASM2944872v1, whole genome shotgun sequence genomic region, the following are encoded:
- the LOC129812849 gene encoding uncharacterized protein LOC129812849 codes for MTVKGSVKMDSVSNSSNGQGKQQSSSFRNKISTMFTRGDKPEPQRLAGETAVLTAFRTLSDEDNYLTGVHYPSALDVISDDRLRVGGDVRGRCEVLHNGEATFLDKEDRMESWENESSRKSSSVTSPPNPDQVFVSVADPDLVQVTRVEICSDTEMEDEEGIRSLSQSDKHASPGMSLPPDDDQWTVNDNNIGQLPPAGPVRGAIDTDLELPVFKPESLVERSLKDTSVLYSGRIMGRSDSGTDLGLFSSVSKPQVPGDGCSTYLSTDPRPVEVGVDAAAMGAEGSSHHHHKVAKGFSINQEVLGPTDVCAGNPAVASPLNLSLTSEPQTSEAAADNTALPSGQPADQDTGQRKEILSENTGTEEHREHAPCLDSPSALSDSRPPEAAEPSSPSLEEQPDTHVPGKSPVDSQPSAIPVSVSPRGQGDMPATRRPDTDPPSTTLSPARGTASCQAPSFEIPALFSRLRVLKKGAVGEERETVSEIKQRDTDLALLSLKKSINKIKNLPEQITSSSSTSKKCPEPKTVSETKSNLLGQISQLLNLDGTKAEGKLDPDRDPERREEGVTDKGPEHIPITPPADSRKASDTTLDTFKRSKPAKKDTEEPVDLDAVKENNRSEKELLKSICERTSKSPSSSEQKGPAESNVCTVCV; via the coding sequence ATGACAGTTAAAGGTTCTGTGAAAATGGACAGTGTAAGTAATAGCTCTAACGGTCAGGGGAAGCAGCAATCCAGTTCGTTCCGCAATAAGATCTCCACTATGTTTACACGTGGGGACAAGCCTGAGCCTCAGAGGCTGGCGGGAGAGACTGCGGTGCTGACAgctttcaggaccctgtctgaTGAAGATAACTATCTCACAGGGGTTCATTATCCAAGTGCTCTGGATGTTATCAGTGACGACAGACTTCGAGTGGGGGGAGATGTGAGGGGTAGGTGTGAGGTTCTTCATAATGGAGAGGCCACCTTCCTTGATAAGGAGGACAGGATGGAATCATGGGAGAATGAGTCCAGTAGGAAGAGTAGCTCTGTGACCTCTCCTCCTAACCCAGACCAAGTGTTTGTGTCCGTGGCCGACCCAGATCTGGTCCAGGTCACTAGGGTGGAGATCTGCAGCGACACAGAGATGGAAGATGAGGAGGGGATCCGCAGCCTCAGCCAATCAGACAAGCATGCCTCCCCTGGAATGTCCCTCCCACCTGACGATGACCAGTGGACAGTGAACGATAATAACATTGGTCAGCTGCCACCCGCTGGCCCAGTGAGAGGTGCCATTGATACAGACTTAGAGCTGCCTGTGTTCAAGCCAGAAAGTCTTGTGGAAAGATCCCTCAAAGACACCTCTGTTCTGTACTCTGGAAGGATTATGGGCAGATCTGACAGTGGGACAGATCTTGGTCTCTTCTCCTCCGTCTCCAAACCACAAGTGCCTGGAGACGGCTGCAGCACATACCTATCCACTGATCCCAGGCCTGTGGAGGTGGGTGTGGATGCAGCAGCCATGGGTGCAGAGGGGTCCAGCCATCATCACCACAAAGTAGCCAAAGGCTTCAGCATCAACCAGGAGGTATTGGGCCCTACTGACGTGTGTGCTGGAAACCCTGCAGTGGCTTCACCTCTTAACCTGTCTTTGACCTCTGAACCCCAGACATCGGAGGCAGCAGCAGACAACACTGCCTTGCCGTCAGGACAGCCAGCGGACCAAGATactggacagaggaaggagaTATTGTCGGAAAACACTGGAACTGAGGAGCATAGAGAGCATGCTCCCTGCCTCGACTCCCCTTCTGCCCTCTCTGATTCCAGGCCACCTGAAGCAGCAGAGCCATCTTCCCCCAGCCTGGAGGAGCAGCCTGACACGCATGTCCCTGGAAAGTCCCCAGTTGACAGCCAGCCAAGTGCCattcctgtctctgtctcgcccAGGGGCCAAGGCGACATGCCTGCCACTAGGAGGCCCGATACAGATCCGCCCTCCACCACATTGTCTCCCGCCAGGGGCACAGCCTCCTGCCAGGCCCCCTCCTTCGAAATTCCTGCCCTGTTCAGCAGGCTGCGGGTTCTGAAGAAGGGGGccgtgggggaggagagggagacagtgtctGAGATCAAACAGAGAGACACTGATCTGGCCCTGCTGAGCCTGAAGAAGAGCATCAACAAAATCAAGAACCTCCCTGAGCAGATCACCTCCAGTAGCAGCACGTCCAAGAAATGTCCCGAGCCCAAAACTGTGTCTGAGACCAAGAGTAATCTCTTAGGGCAGATCAGCCAGCTACTCAACCTAGACGGTACCAAGGCCGAGGGCAAGCTAGACCCAGACAGGGacccagagaggagggaggagggggtgacaGACAAGGGTCCAGAGCACATCCCCATCACCCCACCAGCAGACAGCAGGAAAGCTTCAGACACAACACTTGACACCTTCAAGAGGTCCAAACCTGCTAAAAAGGATACAGAAGAGCCTGTGGATTTAGATGCTGTCAAGGAAAATAACAGAAGTGAAAAGGAGCTGCTGAAATCCATCTGTGAGAGAACCTCCAAGTCTCCTAGCAGCAGTGAGCAAAAAGGTCCAGCAGAGTCTAACGTATGTACTGTTTGTGTCTAA